The following nucleotide sequence is from Natronosalvus caseinilyticus.
CTATATCAATATGGTCGGTGGTTGCGAGAGCAGGTTGGTGCAATCGACCCGCAAGTCGGCTCAGCGATGGATGCACATCGATAGATGCTATCTATGCGATCACACGGTTCACGTCTCCTCCGGTTTGCCGAACGTGTAGAGGAACATAGGCGTCTGTCCGTCGGCACGCGGGGACAGAAACGACGTCACGCGGTCGTCGTAGAACGTGAGCCCGGTTCCGCCAAGATCACGATGTGCGTAGGTCGCCAGATAGCAACGACCGGCGGTCACCGCCGCCTCGAGCTGTGCCAGTCGGTACCCTCGGTTCCCGAGTCGATCGACGACCGCCTCGAGGTCCGTCAGGAAGTACACGCAGGCCGCGGCTTCCCCGCCGAGGCGCTGGTCGAGCGCGAGGTGGGCTGCCTCCTCGCGACACTCGCCGTCGACCAGGCGCTCAAGTTCGCCCGCCTCGGGGTGGTAGTGGTATACGCCGGGCGGAACGTCGGCGACGCCATTGACGAGCACGTACGCGTCGACGAACTGGAGCGGCGAGGCGTCGGATTCGCGACCGTCGAGCGGAACGCCTCGTGTGGCACGATCGAGCACCGTCGAAAATTTCCGAAAGCTAACCGGTTCGCGCTCGTAGGCGCGACAGGAGCCCCGGCGACGGATCGTCGCGTGTAGCGGCCGCTTCGACTCCGTCTCGTAATCGACCGGGTCGAGTTCGATCCGGTCTCCATCACCGCCTTCTCGTCGTCCGACCGATTGCGCTCGTGCAGAAGAGCGCCACTCACGAGCGGTGTCTCCGCTCTCGAGCGTACTCGCCCGCCAGGCGTCGTGGACGAGCGGGAACTCCTTCTCTTCGGGTGACAGCGCCGCAGTCGCCGGATCGATTGATTCG
It contains:
- a CDS encoding SagB/ThcOx family dehydrogenase, producing the protein MVSALEYHERTKHSPRSVRESGHRLDFDNKPRPFKRYENLPRQALSERVRVTGIPALSAITSTHADFSHERAVDLDALTALSYFSTGITKQLTRQGRELLFRAAACTGALYHVDLYAVCGDLMDLKAGVYHLEPRSLSLDVLREGDYRGVLAAASDHDGVATAPVTFVATSTWWRNAWKYRDRTYRHAFWDSGTVLANLLATAESLSLPAEVVLGFADERVVELLGVNPRREAPLELVPVGAGNRAPDAPTVESIDPATAALSPEEKEFPLVHDAWRASTLESGDTAREWRSSARAQSVGRREGGDGDRIELDPVDYETESKRPLHATIRRRGSCRAYEREPVSFRKFSTVLDRATRGVPLDGRESDASPLQFVDAYVLVNGVADVPPGVYHYHPEAGELERLVDGECREEAAHLALDQRLGGEAAACVYFLTDLEAVVDRLGNRGYRLAQLEAAVTAGRCYLATYAHRDLGGTGLTFYDDRVTSFLSPRADGQTPMFLYTFGKPEET